A single genomic interval of Penaeus vannamei isolate JL-2024 chromosome 21, ASM4276789v1, whole genome shotgun sequence harbors:
- the LOC113829944 gene encoding BBSome complex member BBS7: MKSLIPVLACEDRLLRVMRDSEVLYSVELPSPPSSLQLFYNDGGENGDQLLYGTTDGKIGLVQLGRGSAAHRWVLENSSGSVGTRQGGITCMDHHDITGDGVRDLLVGRDDGTIEVFAYEDGDESEPTLRFSTACNESITGIQGAVVGNAGYDEILASTYTGKLSNIG, from the exons ATGAAGTCCCTTATACCAGTGCTTGCATGTGAGGACCGATTACTTCGAGTAATGAGAGACTCTGAGGTGCTTTATTCAGTTGAATTACCGTCACCTCCATCCAGCCTGCAACTCTTCTACAATgatggaggagaaaatggagatcaGTTGCTTTACGGAACCACAGATGGAAAGATTGGACTGGTTCAGCTTGGCAG GGGTTCTGCAGCACATCGATGGGTCCTCGAAAATAGCAGTGGGAGTGTCGGAACAAGACAGGGAGGGATCACTTGTATGGATCACCATGATATAACTGGAGATGGTGTGAGGGATTTACTGGTGGGAAGAGATGATGGAACTATAGAAGTGTTTGcctatgaagatggtgatgagtcAGAACCTACTCTTAGGTTTTCTACT GCCTGCAATGAAAGCATCACAGGAATTCAAGGAGCTGTTGTGGGGAATGCTGGATATGATGAAATATTAGCATCAACATATACTGGTAAGTTGTCCAATATTGGGTGA